The Macrococcoides canis genome has a window encoding:
- the rpsJ gene encoding 30S ribosomal protein S10, with protein MAKQKIRIRLKAYDHRIIDQSAEKIVETAKRSGAEVSGPIPLPTEKTVYTIIRAVHKYKDSREQFEQRTHKRLIDIVNPTPKTVDALMGLNLPSGVDIEIKL; from the coding sequence ATGGCAAAACAAAAAATTCGTATTCGTTTGAAAGCGTATGATCACCGCATTATCGATCAATCAGCTGAAAAAATCGTAGAAACTGCAAAACGTTCAGGTGCAGAAGTATCAGGACCGATTCCGTTACCAACGGAAAAAACAGTTTATACAATTATCCGTGCCGTTCATAAGTACAAAGATTCTCGTGAACAGTTCGAGCAACGCACGCACAAACGTTTAATCGACATCGTTAACCCAACACCTAAAACAGTTGATGCTCTTATGGGCTTAAACTTACCATCAGGTGTAGACATCGAAATCAAATTATAA
- the rplC gene encoding 50S ribosomal protein L3, giving the protein MTKGILGRKVGMTQVFGENGELIPVTVVEAAQNVVLQKKTEEVDGYSSIQIGFEDKQAYKADRKSNKFATKPAEGHAKKAGTAPKRFIREFRNVDAEAYEVGQEVTVDTFQAGDIVDVTGVSKGKGFQGAIKRHGQSRGPMSHGSRYHRRPGSMGMASDASKVFKGKALPGRMGGNTVTMQNLEIVKVDAENNVILVKGNVPGPKKGLVKIQTSIKKGNK; this is encoded by the coding sequence ATGACCAAAGGAATCTTAGGAAGAAAAGTAGGAATGACTCAAGTTTTCGGTGAAAACGGAGAATTAATTCCAGTAACAGTAGTAGAAGCAGCACAAAACGTAGTATTACAAAAGAAAACTGAAGAAGTTGATGGTTACTCATCAATCCAAATCGGTTTTGAAGACAAACAAGCTTATAAAGCAGACCGCAAATCAAACAAATTTGCAACGAAACCAGCTGAAGGCCATGCTAAAAAAGCAGGCACAGCACCTAAGCGCTTCATTCGTGAATTCAGAAATGTAGATGCTGAAGCTTACGAAGTAGGTCAAGAAGTCACTGTGGATACATTCCAAGCTGGTGACATTGTTGACGTGACAGGAGTTTCTAAAGGTAAAGGTTTCCAAGGTGCTATTAAGCGCCACGGACAGTCACGTGGACCAATGAGTCACGGTTCTCGTTACCACAGACGCCCAGGTTCAATGGGTATGGCATCTGACGCTTCTAAAGTATTTAAAGGTAAAGCATTACCAGGCCGTATGGGTGGTAATACAGTTACTATGCAAAACTTAGAAATCGTTAAAGTAGACGCTGAAAACAACGTAATCTTAGTAAAAGGTAATGTACCAGGACCTAAAAAAGGTTTAGTTAAAATTCAAACTTCAATTAAAAAAGGTAATAAATAG
- the rplD gene encoding 50S ribosomal protein L4 yields MANYDVLKVDGTKAGSIELNDNVFGIEPNQHVLFEAINLQRASMRQGTHAVKNRSAVSGGGRKPWKQKGTGRARQGTIRAPQWRGGGIVFGPTPRSYSYKMPKKMRRLALRSALSAKVQENAFTVLESLTFDAPKTKEFKNMTTTLELPKKVLFIVEAEDVNVALSARNIPGVTVITTTGLNVLDIVHANQVVMTKGAVEKVEEVLG; encoded by the coding sequence ATGGCTAATTATGATGTATTAAAAGTAGATGGAACAAAAGCAGGTTCAATCGAATTAAACGATAACGTATTCGGAATCGAGCCTAATCAACATGTATTATTCGAAGCGATCAACTTACAAAGAGCTTCAATGCGTCAAGGTACTCACGCAGTCAAAAATCGTTCAGCAGTGAGCGGTGGTGGACGTAAACCTTGGAAACAAAAAGGTACAGGTCGTGCACGTCAAGGTACAATCCGTGCGCCACAATGGCGTGGTGGTGGTATCGTATTCGGACCAACACCAAGAAGTTATTCATACAAAATGCCTAAGAAAATGCGTCGTTTAGCTTTACGTTCAGCTTTATCAGCGAAAGTACAAGAAAACGCATTTACAGTTTTAGAGTCATTAACATTTGATGCTCCTAAAACAAAAGAATTCAAAAACATGACAACTACTTTAGAATTACCTAAAAAAGTGTTGTTCATCGTTGAAGCTGAAGATGTAAACGTAGCTTTATCAGCTCGTAACATCCCAGGCGTAACTGTTATTACTACTACTGGTCTAAACGTATTAGATATCGTTCATGCGAACCAAGTAGTAATGACTAAAGGTGCAGTTGAAAAAGTAGAGGAGGTGCTTGGTTAA
- the rplW gene encoding 50S ribosomal protein L23 has protein sequence MENRDIIKRPVITERSSEQMAQDKYTFDVDTRANKTQIKIAIEDIFNVKVDKVNVMNYKAKKKRVGRYNGYTNKRRKAIVTLKEGSIDFFN, from the coding sequence ATGGAAAATCGCGATATTATTAAGCGCCCCGTTATCACAGAACGTTCATCTGAACAAATGGCACAAGATAAATACACTTTCGATGTAGATACTCGTGCTAACAAAACTCAAATCAAAATTGCAATTGAAGATATCTTCAATGTAAAAGTAGATAAAGTAAACGTTATGAACTACAAAGCTAAGAAAAAACGTGTTGGCCGTTACAACGGTTACACAAACAAAAGAAGAAAAGCGATCGTAACTTTAAAAGAAGGTTCAATCGACTTCTTCAACTAA
- the rplB gene encoding 50S ribosomal protein L2: MAIKHYKPITNGRRNMTGSDFAEITSTSPEKSLLAPLPRKAGRNNQGKLTVRHRGGGHKRQYRIIDFKRNKDGIPAKVATIEYDPNRSANIALLHYLDGEKRYIIAPKGLTVGTQVVNGPEADIKVGNCLPLQNIPVGTVIHNIELKPGKGGQLVRSAGTSAQVLGKEGKYVLVRLKSGEVRMILSTCRATIGQVGNEQHELINIGKAGRSRWKGIRPTVRGSVMNPNDHPHGGGEGRTSIGRPSPMSPWGKPTLGKKTRKKKNRSNKLIVRGRKK; the protein is encoded by the coding sequence ATGGCAATTAAACATTATAAGCCAATAACAAACGGTCGTCGTAATATGACAGGTTCAGATTTCGCTGAAATTACGTCAACGTCACCTGAAAAGTCATTACTTGCTCCCCTTCCGAGAAAAGCGGGACGTAATAACCAAGGTAAGTTAACTGTACGTCACAGAGGTGGCGGTCATAAACGTCAATACCGTATTATTGATTTCAAACGTAACAAAGATGGTATCCCTGCGAAAGTGGCAACGATCGAGTACGATCCAAACCGTTCAGCAAATATCGCATTATTACATTACTTAGATGGTGAGAAACGTTACATCATCGCACCTAAAGGTTTAACTGTAGGTACTCAAGTAGTTAACGGACCAGAAGCAGATATTAAAGTAGGTAACTGTTTACCACTTCAAAATATCCCAGTTGGTACAGTTATCCACAATATCGAGTTAAAACCTGGTAAAGGTGGACAATTAGTACGTTCAGCTGGAACAAGTGCACAAGTACTTGGTAAAGAAGGTAAATACGTATTAGTTCGTTTAAAATCTGGTGAAGTTCGTATGATCTTATCAACTTGCCGCGCTACAATCGGTCAAGTAGGTAACGAACAGCACGAATTAATTAACATCGGTAAAGCCGGACGTTCAAGATGGAAAGGTATCCGTCCTACAGTTCGTGGTTCTGTAATGAACCCTAACGATCACCCGCACGGTGGTGGTGAAGGTCGTACTTCAATCGGTCGTCCATCTCCAATGTCACCATGGGGTAAACCAACTCTTGGTAAGAAAACTCGTAAGAAGAAAAACCGTTCTAACAAACTTATCGTTCGTGGACGTAAAAAATAA